From Hermetia illucens chromosome 6, iHerIll2.2.curated.20191125, whole genome shotgun sequence, one genomic window encodes:
- the LOC119659770 gene encoding uncharacterized protein LOC119659770: MSEFRFACVTLMIVLAINHSDQSSIRSQSAEHQSIVKEHSPINIIRIKPVALESSKNNLDHQENRRKQKSSTETGLSESNGSASSVIVIKPVLSPISEYPAKKNSKKFWKKMMRRPKFLHDVKKGDNMSVSRVARVHLAPGAYPVFYGLAKTNGNFNKIKSITHSTNY; this comes from the exons ATGTCAGAG tTCCGTTTTGCCTGTGTTACACTAATGATCGTTCTAGCTATCAATCATTCAGATCAATCTTCTATAAGATCTCAGTCTGCGGAACATCAATCAATTGTTAAAGAGCATTCCCCAATCAATATAATACGGATAAAACCGGTTGCTTTGGAATCCTCTAAGAACAATCTTGATCATCAAGAAAATCGGCGAAAACAAAAGTCCAGTACGGAAACTGGTCTGAGTGAAAGTAATGGATCCGCATCTTCAGTTATAGTAATTAAACCTGTTTTATCGCCAATCTCTGAGTATCCTgccaagaaaaattcaaaaaagttttggaagaaaatgatgagaCGTCCCAAGTTTCTCCATGATGTGAAGAAAGGTGATAACATGTCAGTAAGCCGAGTGGCACGAGTTCACCTTGCACCAGGAGCTTATCCAGTGTTTTATGGATTGGCAAAAACTAATGGGAATTTCAATAAGATTAAGTCTATTACACATTCAACAAATTATTAG
- the LOC119659772 gene encoding uncharacterized protein LOC119659772, with protein sequence MRVIFINLFLLWIFAAVGSIPLNYQNSPMIIVEVQGPENHRVARKAESVYPYNTSGKTPAGISYVKTDFNRKIRGARLHVADGAYPVYYTPGIANGRFGAKIFTLN encoded by the exons ATGAGAgtaattttcattaat cttttcctgctatggattttTGCGGCGGTAGGATCAATTCCCTTAAACTACCAAAATTCACCGATGATTATCGTGGAAGTTCAAGGACCGGAAAACCACAGGGTTGCTCGGAAGGCAGAAAGTGTATATCCTTACAATACTTCAGGAAAAACTCCAGCAGGAATCagttatgtgaaaacagatttcAATAGAAAAATTCGAGGAGCTCGATTACATGTGGCTGACGGGGCTTATCCTGTATATTACACACCTGGAATTGCCAATGGACGCTTTGGAGCCAAGATCTTTACATTGAATTAA
- the LOC119660271 gene encoding protein takeout, which yields MFTKTILSGNLILIYVIVIVAAREIVNNKPQLKEKPEWLKTCKRSDPNENQCFKHLFEGMFPSLAKGIPEIGVKKFEPLYIDSVSISKGSGNLVLSGGFKHLIVKGPSNATVENAVLDFDKNILNFDLKIPQLRINAKYNLNGNILLLPLLGNGDVTMLLSDVKTSVYTDISVKGIPEDAIRMETMKVTFIVGGMRIHLTNLFNGNEILAASLNAFLNQHSHEIISELRPDLEAGLSDIFKGLWNNVFSKIPIKFWLV from the exons atgttCACCAAAACAATACTATCCGGAAATTTAATCCTTATTTACGTAATAGTTATAGTCGCAGCACGTGAAATTGTGAATAATAAACCACAATTGAAAGAGAAAC CTGAATGGCTCAAAACATGCAAGCGATCCGATCCAAATGAAAATCAGTGTTTTAAACATCTTTTTGAGGGGATGTTTCCTTCTTTGGCCAAAGGAATACCTGAAATTGGTGTGAAGAAATTCGAGCCTCTCTACATTGATTCAGTTTCAATTTCGAAAGGAAGCGGAAACTTAGTATTGTCGGGAGGATTTAAACATTTAATTGTTAAAGGACCATCCAATGCTACTGTTGAGAATGCAGT TTTGGATTTCGATAAGAATATTCTCAACTTTGACCTGAAAATTCCTCAGCTTCGTATCAACGCAAAGTACAATCTGAATGGAAATATTCTCCTTTTACCATTGCTCGGAAATGGAGACGTAACGATGCTTTTGTCTGATGTTAAAACTTCGGTTTACACGGATATTAGTGTAAAAGGAATTCCCGAG GATGCCATACGAATGGAAACAATGAAAGTAACGTTTATTGTAGGCGGGATGAGGATACATCTAACAAACTTATTTAATGGAAACGAAATTCTGGCGGCatcattaaatgcatttttaaacCAACATTCACATGAAATTATTTCTGAATTAAGACCCGATTTGGAAGCTGGATTATCGGACATCTTCAAAGGATTATGGAATAATGTATTCTCGAAAATTCCCATTAAGTTTTGGTTGGTATGA
- the LOC119660269 gene encoding protein suppressor of sable-like translates to MTQALARHIAAAPKAILGNFRRYSRDKALAMIEAKNRQLNTDNGSTGKQSSSVDNQCKTTKSSSSSSKKSAKKRPQDIWAIFSSQQLEKLKTLEITNLQQVKQMSLAQLTDIGLSLNQIGEIQKTTTEITKIIENDQKAPLKSIMTFSNRDGSDDVDDGEMNAPKSDMDMRQLLPLLTTANSTENNKDSIDDVSITDECKTDDVIGGLQNADYKIIQESFRAETKPNSDANLCLLDDEPELVIDETIDDVDEKTVCDNPFGKIETDVISVTSMDICSDLNNSDLNAEDNNDDKISTTSSEAALFDSISFDEPFEPTNFYSERAETDFKPENESKEPVLSDYDMRLPFADVIANYVPALEIDASLKSHLGVPYKLYEIIIPDKKDPAIRPENIPENTLDPRLKKLVNIINKKTDEPCLTFHLDANKMLSLVNPYKSENQASEPSADPRKRKEQTLENNPKPIQQNFNYVLNSFLQKSKWYQNLNSKAKIDINQHLADLSTELNRFSQIISRDKKFQISTIANGYKIQEILYEIGLEVNYDGIIQEVRTPKPTTEIPEAKIPQKPEGVSIEIPSLLNMNLNQASTSISTSHFPQNTNLLLPNIGITLPSIQHQRYEFPKPGLLGIAPGIELPSQFLHNQNSLPSYSNVLNGPIWNEYPANYSISRNLSNLCSTIDELNRSQFGLQMGKRWNRKMNLKKPRRI, encoded by the exons ATGACCCAAGCATTAGCAAGACACATTGCAGCCGCCCCAAAAGCCATCTTAGGTAACTTTAGACGTTACAGCCGTGACAAAGCTCTTGCAATGATCGAGGCAAAAAATCGTCAGTTGAATACTGATAATGGGAGCACCGGAAAACAGTCATCGTCCGTGGACAATCAGTGCAAGACGACCAAatcttcgtcatcatcatcaaaaaaaTCCGCAAAAAAACGACCGCAAGATATTTGGGCAATATTTTCATCGCAACAATTGGAAAAACTGAAGACCTTGGAAATTACAAACCTACAACAAGTGAAACAGATGTCGTTGGCGCAATTGACCGACATTGGTTTAAGCTTAAATCAAATTGGGGAGATTCAGAAGACAACAACAGAAATAACGAAGATAATtgaaaatgaccaaaaggcaccATTGAAGTCAATAATGACATTTAGTAATCGCGATGGgagtgatgatgttgatgatggcgAGATGAATGCACCCAAAAGCGATATGGATATGAGGCAACTGTTGCCATTGTTGACCACAGCTAATAGTACGGAAAATAACAAAGACTCAATCGATGATGTTAGCATCACGGATGAATG TAAAACTGATGACGTAATTGGAGGATTGCAAAATGCCGACTATAAAATTATTCAAGAATCATTTAGAGCAGAAACAAAACCGAATTCCG ACGCAAATTTATGTTTACTGGATGACGAACCTGAACTGGTTATTGATGAGActattgatgatgttgatgagaaGACTGTTTGCGACAATCCTTTCGGGAag ATTGAAACTGACGTTATTTCTGTAACATCTATGGACATTTGCTCGGATTTGAATAATTCTGATCTAAACGCTGAGGATAATAATGACGATAAAATCTCAACGACAAGTTCCGAAGCAGCTTTATTCGACTCAATTAGTTTTGATG agCCCTTTGAGCCAACCAACTTTTACTCTGAAAGAGCCGAAACTGATTTTAAGCCAGAGAATGAATCAAAGGAACCAG TTCTCAGCGACTATGACATGCGTTTGCCTTTTGCTGATGTGATTGCTAACTATGTGCCGGCTTTAGAGATAGATGCTTCTCTAAAATCCCATCTGGGGGTGCCTTACAAG CTATATGAAATAATAATCCCAGACAAAAAAGATCCTGCAATACGCCCTGAAAACATTCCTGAAAATACACTAGATCCAAGGCTTAAGAAACTAGTAAACATTATAAACAAGAAAACAGATGAACCGTGTTTGACTTTCCATTTGGACGCAAATAAGATGCTTTCATTGGTAAATCCATATAAGTCTGAAAATCAAGCTTCTGAGCCCAGTGCCGATCCTCGAAAACGAAAAGAACAAACATTAGAAAATAACCCGAAGCCAATTCAACAGAATTTCAATTATGTCCTTAAcagttttcttcaaaaatccAAATGGTATCAGAATTTGAATTCGAAAGCTAAAATTGATATAAATCAACATTTAGCGGATCTCTCAACCGAACTAAATAGATTTTCTCAAATCATATCCAGagataaaaaatttcaaatatcaaCAATAGCAAATGGCTACAAGATCCAGGAGATACTCTACGAAATTGGTTTAGAAGTGAATTATGATGGGATCATTCAAGAGGTGAGGACTCCCAAACCAACCACTGAAATTCCTGAAGCCAAAATTCCACAAAAGCCTGAGGGAGTATCTATTGAGATACCATCCCTGTTAAATATGAACTTAAATCAAGCCTCAACTTCAATCTCAACATCACACTTTCCACAAAACACCAACCTTTTGCTTCCTAACATCGGTATAACACTGCCAAGTATACAACATCAACGTTATGAATTCCCAAAGCCCGGCCTGTTGGGTATAGCTCCTGGAATTGAATTACCGTCACAATTCTTGCATAATCAGAATAGCTTGCCTAGTTATAGTAATGTGCTGAATGGACCAATATGGAATGAGTATCCAGCCAACTATTCAATATCGCGAAATCTCTCCAATCTTTGTTCAACCATTGATGAACTCAATCGAAGTCAATTTGGTTTGCAAATGGGAAAACGATGGAATcgaaaaatgaatttgaaaaaaccACGAAGAATTTAG